A region from the Neomonachus schauinslandi chromosome 2, ASM220157v2, whole genome shotgun sequence genome encodes:
- the DEFB135 gene encoding beta-defensin 135 translates to MKSLRLVLVVLVLLSCVPPVKSGPNMYIRRVFSTCWRTKGVCKKSCGKSEEYHIFCDSAFLCCIDKKYLPIQIGK, encoded by the exons ATGAAGAGCTTACGCTTGGTCCTTGTGGTCCTTGTCTTGCTCTCCTGTGTTCCACCag TTAAAAGTGGACCAAATATGTATATAAGAAGAGTCTTTTCTACATGTTGGCGAACTAAAGGTGTTTGCAAGAAATCATGTGGAAAAAGTGAAGAATATCATATTTTTTGTGATAGTGCTTTTCTGTGCTGCATTGACAAAAAGTATTTACCTATACAGATTGGAAAATAA